In one Perca fluviatilis chromosome 7, GENO_Pfluv_1.0, whole genome shotgun sequence genomic region, the following are encoded:
- the ubxn11 gene encoding UBX domain-containing protein 11 isoform X1, with product MSSPLSMLKKTRRAPLQGPLDDQRGRQSVPFRRNLFKEFQATLADDDNDDDDDESSDLNPPLTSHTPANDAATSKSKAPLKKGAPPSDFELMSAMMQRLSLLEKTVKSQAQEIKRKVKTQQNTKQTSFKHVKLTLNVFLKDTRISVLEKKQILLNTSESTHDLSGRDGLKRRCQQLQNQVREMDSFLNDYGLIWVGDGESSDSAEREQPRNLERGLWQPDGSVIRSFHMNFDLVLQRIKELNILAGEGECFVQSTATRGQLAKKDLIQLSLYSNGIVMFDGPFRSYQEHSTQRCMQDLMDGYFPSELQERFPDGVPFEVHDRRDEDFIVPWNKFPGEGQAVRGKKDESLNAVSSPLPGKKLSMDRFLSRLPKVVVKAGRVIDIRDSVRAALLDSSDARRSNSVILIDTPALQVIKKRLQTISPDRPSSTCDVITLKMKSEDGNHTYILKMFSSETFGHLRQHLDKHRGGGLPGYDIISAYPRCCYDDDRQTFQSCGLTTNATLLLRKKQQ from the exons ATGAGCTCACCTTTGTCGATGCTGAAGAAAACGAGGCGCGCTCCACTGCAGGGCCCTCTGGATGACCAACG GGGCAGACAAAGCGTGCCTTTCAGGAGGAATCTGTTCAAAG AATTTCAGGCTACATTggctgatgatgataatgatgatgatgatgatgaatccTCTGATCTAAATCCTCCCCTGACATCTCACACTCCAGCTAATGATGCCGCCACTTCAAAGTCAAAAGCCCCTTTGAAGAAAG GTGCTCCACCAAGCGACTTTGAGCTAATGTCTGCCATGATGCAGCGATTGAGCCTGCTGGAGAAAACAGTGAAGAGCCAAGCACAGGAGATCAAGCGCAAGGTGAAAACAcagcaaaatacaaaacaaacatcTTTCAAACATGTCAAACTcactttaaatgtcttcttAAAGGATACAAGGATTTCTGTCTTGGAGAAAAAACAGATACTTCTGAatacatcag AGAGTACCCACGATCTGAGTGGCAGAGACGGCCTTAAAAGAAGGTGCCAACAACTGCAGAATCAAGTGCGTGAAATGGAT AGCTTTCTGAATGACTATGGTTTGATCTGGGTGGGAGACGGGGAGAGCAGTGACTCTGCTGAAAGGGAGCAGCCACGTAACTTAGAGAGAGGCCTCTGGCAGCCAG ATGGCTCTGTGATCAGGAGCTTCCACATGAACTTTGACCTGGTGCTGCAGAGGATCAAGGAGCTGAACATCCTGGCAGGGGAGGGAGAGTGTTTTGTGCAGTCGACAGCCACTAGGGGACAGTTGGCAAAAAAGGATCTTATTCAACTGAGTCTCTATAGCAACGGCATTGTCATGTTTGACGGTCCTTTCCGCTCTTATCAGGAGCACAGCACCCAG CGGTGCATGCAAGATCTGATGGACGGGTATTTTCCATCTGAGCTTCAAGAAAGATTTCCAGATGGTGTGCCTTTTGag GTTCATGACAGACGAGATGAGGACTTCATCGTACCGTGGAATAAGTTTCCTGGCGAAGGACAGGCTGTTCGTGGGAAGAAAGATGAATCATTAAATGCCGTCAGCTCTCCATTACCTG GCAAGAAGTTGAGCATGGATCGGTTCCTGAGCAGGTTACCAAAGGTGGTGGTGAAGGCTGGTCGTGTGATTGATATCAGGGACTCAGTGAGGGCTGCCCTGCTG GATTCATCTGATGCCCGGAGAAGCAACTCAGTGATCCTCATAGACACGCCGGCACTGCAAGTGATAAAAAAGag ACTGCAGACGATCAGCCCTGACAGGCCTTCGTCTACCTGTGATGTCATCACACTCAAGATGAAGTCAGAAGATGGGAATCATACTTACATTCTGAAAATGTTCTCCTCAGAAACATTCGGCCACCTGCGGCAACATCTGGACAAACACAG AGGGGGTGGTCTCCCTGGTTACGACATCATCAGTGCTTACCCACGGTGCTGCTACGATGATGACCGCCAGACGTTCCAGTCATGTGGACTAACGACTAATGCTACTCTGCTGCTGCGAAAGAAGCaacaataa
- the ubxn11 gene encoding UBX domain-containing protein 11 isoform X2 has protein sequence MSSPLSMLKKTRRAPLQGPLDDQRGRQSVPFRRNLFKEFQATLADDDNDDDDDESSDLNPPLTSHTPANDAATSKSKAPLKKGAPPSDFELMSAMMQRLSLLEKTVKSQAQEIKRKVKTQQNTKQTSFKHVKLTLNVFLKDTRISVLEKKQILLNTSESTHDLSGRDGLKRRCQQLQNQSFLNDYGLIWVGDGESSDSAEREQPRNLERGLWQPDGSVIRSFHMNFDLVLQRIKELNILAGEGECFVQSTATRGQLAKKDLIQLSLYSNGIVMFDGPFRSYQEHSTQRCMQDLMDGYFPSELQERFPDGVPFEVHDRRDEDFIVPWNKFPGEGQAVRGKKDESLNAVSSPLPGKKLSMDRFLSRLPKVVVKAGRVIDIRDSVRAALLDSSDARRSNSVILIDTPALQVIKKRLQTISPDRPSSTCDVITLKMKSEDGNHTYILKMFSSETFGHLRQHLDKHRGGGLPGYDIISAYPRCCYDDDRQTFQSCGLTTNATLLLRKKQQ, from the exons ATGAGCTCACCTTTGTCGATGCTGAAGAAAACGAGGCGCGCTCCACTGCAGGGCCCTCTGGATGACCAACG GGGCAGACAAAGCGTGCCTTTCAGGAGGAATCTGTTCAAAG AATTTCAGGCTACATTggctgatgatgataatgatgatgatgatgatgaatccTCTGATCTAAATCCTCCCCTGACATCTCACACTCCAGCTAATGATGCCGCCACTTCAAAGTCAAAAGCCCCTTTGAAGAAAG GTGCTCCACCAAGCGACTTTGAGCTAATGTCTGCCATGATGCAGCGATTGAGCCTGCTGGAGAAAACAGTGAAGAGCCAAGCACAGGAGATCAAGCGCAAGGTGAAAACAcagcaaaatacaaaacaaacatcTTTCAAACATGTCAAACTcactttaaatgtcttcttAAAGGATACAAGGATTTCTGTCTTGGAGAAAAAACAGATACTTCTGAatacatcag AGAGTACCCACGATCTGAGTGGCAGAGACGGCCTTAAAAGAAGGTGCCAACAACTGCAGAATCAA AGCTTTCTGAATGACTATGGTTTGATCTGGGTGGGAGACGGGGAGAGCAGTGACTCTGCTGAAAGGGAGCAGCCACGTAACTTAGAGAGAGGCCTCTGGCAGCCAG ATGGCTCTGTGATCAGGAGCTTCCACATGAACTTTGACCTGGTGCTGCAGAGGATCAAGGAGCTGAACATCCTGGCAGGGGAGGGAGAGTGTTTTGTGCAGTCGACAGCCACTAGGGGACAGTTGGCAAAAAAGGATCTTATTCAACTGAGTCTCTATAGCAACGGCATTGTCATGTTTGACGGTCCTTTCCGCTCTTATCAGGAGCACAGCACCCAG CGGTGCATGCAAGATCTGATGGACGGGTATTTTCCATCTGAGCTTCAAGAAAGATTTCCAGATGGTGTGCCTTTTGag GTTCATGACAGACGAGATGAGGACTTCATCGTACCGTGGAATAAGTTTCCTGGCGAAGGACAGGCTGTTCGTGGGAAGAAAGATGAATCATTAAATGCCGTCAGCTCTCCATTACCTG GCAAGAAGTTGAGCATGGATCGGTTCCTGAGCAGGTTACCAAAGGTGGTGGTGAAGGCTGGTCGTGTGATTGATATCAGGGACTCAGTGAGGGCTGCCCTGCTG GATTCATCTGATGCCCGGAGAAGCAACTCAGTGATCCTCATAGACACGCCGGCACTGCAAGTGATAAAAAAGag ACTGCAGACGATCAGCCCTGACAGGCCTTCGTCTACCTGTGATGTCATCACACTCAAGATGAAGTCAGAAGATGGGAATCATACTTACATTCTGAAAATGTTCTCCTCAGAAACATTCGGCCACCTGCGGCAACATCTGGACAAACACAG AGGGGGTGGTCTCCCTGGTTACGACATCATCAGTGCTTACCCACGGTGCTGCTACGATGATGACCGCCAGACGTTCCAGTCATGTGGACTAACGACTAATGCTACTCTGCTGCTGCGAAAGAAGCaacaataa
- the ubxn11 gene encoding UBX domain-containing protein 11 isoform X6, with protein MSAMMQRLSLLEKTVKSQAQEIKRKVKTQQNTKQTSFKHVKLTLNVFLKDTRISVLEKKQILLNTSESTHDLSGRDGLKRRCQQLQNQVREMDSFLNDYGLIWVGDGESSDSAEREQPRNLERGLWQPDGSVIRSFHMNFDLVLQRIKELNILAGEGECFVQSTATRGQLAKKDLIQLSLYSNGIVMFDGPFRSYQEHSTQRCMQDLMDGYFPSELQERFPDGVPFEVHDRRDEDFIVPWNKFPGEGQAVRGKKDESLNAVSSPLPGKKLSMDRFLSRLPKVVVKAGRVIDIRDSVRAALLDSSDARRSNSVILIDTPALQVIKKRLQTISPDRPSSTCDVITLKMKSEDGNHTYILKMFSSETFGHLRQHLDKHRGGGLPGYDIISAYPRCCYDDDRQTFQSCGLTTNATLLLRKKQQ; from the exons ATGTCTGCCATGATGCAGCGATTGAGCCTGCTGGAGAAAACAGTGAAGAGCCAAGCACAGGAGATCAAGCGCAAGGTGAAAACAcagcaaaatacaaaacaaacatcTTTCAAACATGTCAAACTcactttaaatgtcttcttAAAGGATACAAGGATTTCTGTCTTGGAGAAAAAACAGATACTTCTGAatacatcag AGAGTACCCACGATCTGAGTGGCAGAGACGGCCTTAAAAGAAGGTGCCAACAACTGCAGAATCAAGTGCGTGAAATGGAT AGCTTTCTGAATGACTATGGTTTGATCTGGGTGGGAGACGGGGAGAGCAGTGACTCTGCTGAAAGGGAGCAGCCACGTAACTTAGAGAGAGGCCTCTGGCAGCCAG ATGGCTCTGTGATCAGGAGCTTCCACATGAACTTTGACCTGGTGCTGCAGAGGATCAAGGAGCTGAACATCCTGGCAGGGGAGGGAGAGTGTTTTGTGCAGTCGACAGCCACTAGGGGACAGTTGGCAAAAAAGGATCTTATTCAACTGAGTCTCTATAGCAACGGCATTGTCATGTTTGACGGTCCTTTCCGCTCTTATCAGGAGCACAGCACCCAG CGGTGCATGCAAGATCTGATGGACGGGTATTTTCCATCTGAGCTTCAAGAAAGATTTCCAGATGGTGTGCCTTTTGag GTTCATGACAGACGAGATGAGGACTTCATCGTACCGTGGAATAAGTTTCCTGGCGAAGGACAGGCTGTTCGTGGGAAGAAAGATGAATCATTAAATGCCGTCAGCTCTCCATTACCTG GCAAGAAGTTGAGCATGGATCGGTTCCTGAGCAGGTTACCAAAGGTGGTGGTGAAGGCTGGTCGTGTGATTGATATCAGGGACTCAGTGAGGGCTGCCCTGCTG GATTCATCTGATGCCCGGAGAAGCAACTCAGTGATCCTCATAGACACGCCGGCACTGCAAGTGATAAAAAAGag ACTGCAGACGATCAGCCCTGACAGGCCTTCGTCTACCTGTGATGTCATCACACTCAAGATGAAGTCAGAAGATGGGAATCATACTTACATTCTGAAAATGTTCTCCTCAGAAACATTCGGCCACCTGCGGCAACATCTGGACAAACACAG AGGGGGTGGTCTCCCTGGTTACGACATCATCAGTGCTTACCCACGGTGCTGCTACGATGATGACCGCCAGACGTTCCAGTCATGTGGACTAACGACTAATGCTACTCTGCTGCTGCGAAAGAAGCaacaataa
- the ubxn11 gene encoding UBX domain-containing protein 11 isoform X4, which produces MSSPLSMLKKTRRAPLQGPLDDQRGRQSVPFRRNLFKEFQATLADDDNDDDDDESSDLNPPLTSHTPANDAATSKSKAPLKKGAPPSDFELMSAMMQRLSLLEKTVKSQAQEIKRKDTRISVLEKKQILLNTSESTHDLSGRDGLKRRCQQLQNQSFLNDYGLIWVGDGESSDSAEREQPRNLERGLWQPDGSVIRSFHMNFDLVLQRIKELNILAGEGECFVQSTATRGQLAKKDLIQLSLYSNGIVMFDGPFRSYQEHSTQRCMQDLMDGYFPSELQERFPDGVPFEVHDRRDEDFIVPWNKFPGEGQAVRGKKDESLNAVSSPLPGKKLSMDRFLSRLPKVVVKAGRVIDIRDSVRAALLDSSDARRSNSVILIDTPALQVIKKRLQTISPDRPSSTCDVITLKMKSEDGNHTYILKMFSSETFGHLRQHLDKHRGGGLPGYDIISAYPRCCYDDDRQTFQSCGLTTNATLLLRKKQQ; this is translated from the exons ATGAGCTCACCTTTGTCGATGCTGAAGAAAACGAGGCGCGCTCCACTGCAGGGCCCTCTGGATGACCAACG GGGCAGACAAAGCGTGCCTTTCAGGAGGAATCTGTTCAAAG AATTTCAGGCTACATTggctgatgatgataatgatgatgatgatgatgaatccTCTGATCTAAATCCTCCCCTGACATCTCACACTCCAGCTAATGATGCCGCCACTTCAAAGTCAAAAGCCCCTTTGAAGAAAG GTGCTCCACCAAGCGACTTTGAGCTAATGTCTGCCATGATGCAGCGATTGAGCCTGCTGGAGAAAACAGTGAAGAGCCAAGCACAGGAGATCAAGCGCAAG GATACAAGGATTTCTGTCTTGGAGAAAAAACAGATACTTCTGAatacatcag AGAGTACCCACGATCTGAGTGGCAGAGACGGCCTTAAAAGAAGGTGCCAACAACTGCAGAATCAA AGCTTTCTGAATGACTATGGTTTGATCTGGGTGGGAGACGGGGAGAGCAGTGACTCTGCTGAAAGGGAGCAGCCACGTAACTTAGAGAGAGGCCTCTGGCAGCCAG ATGGCTCTGTGATCAGGAGCTTCCACATGAACTTTGACCTGGTGCTGCAGAGGATCAAGGAGCTGAACATCCTGGCAGGGGAGGGAGAGTGTTTTGTGCAGTCGACAGCCACTAGGGGACAGTTGGCAAAAAAGGATCTTATTCAACTGAGTCTCTATAGCAACGGCATTGTCATGTTTGACGGTCCTTTCCGCTCTTATCAGGAGCACAGCACCCAG CGGTGCATGCAAGATCTGATGGACGGGTATTTTCCATCTGAGCTTCAAGAAAGATTTCCAGATGGTGTGCCTTTTGag GTTCATGACAGACGAGATGAGGACTTCATCGTACCGTGGAATAAGTTTCCTGGCGAAGGACAGGCTGTTCGTGGGAAGAAAGATGAATCATTAAATGCCGTCAGCTCTCCATTACCTG GCAAGAAGTTGAGCATGGATCGGTTCCTGAGCAGGTTACCAAAGGTGGTGGTGAAGGCTGGTCGTGTGATTGATATCAGGGACTCAGTGAGGGCTGCCCTGCTG GATTCATCTGATGCCCGGAGAAGCAACTCAGTGATCCTCATAGACACGCCGGCACTGCAAGTGATAAAAAAGag ACTGCAGACGATCAGCCCTGACAGGCCTTCGTCTACCTGTGATGTCATCACACTCAAGATGAAGTCAGAAGATGGGAATCATACTTACATTCTGAAAATGTTCTCCTCAGAAACATTCGGCCACCTGCGGCAACATCTGGACAAACACAG AGGGGGTGGTCTCCCTGGTTACGACATCATCAGTGCTTACCCACGGTGCTGCTACGATGATGACCGCCAGACGTTCCAGTCATGTGGACTAACGACTAATGCTACTCTGCTGCTGCGAAAGAAGCaacaataa
- the ubxn11 gene encoding UBX domain-containing protein 11 isoform X5 has translation MSSPLSMLKKTRRAPLQGPLDDQRGRQSVPFRRNLFKEFQATLADDDNDDDDDESSDLNPPLTSHTPANDAATSKSKAPLKKGAPPSDFELMSAMMQRLSLLEKTVKSQAQEIKRKVKTQQNTKQTSFKHVKLTLNVFLKDTRISVLEKKQILLNTSESTHDLSGRDGLKRRCQQLQNQVREMDSFLNDYGLIWVGDGESSDSAEREQPRNLERGLWQPDGSVIRSFHMNFDLVLQRIKELNILAGEGECFVQSTATRGQLAKKDLIQLSLYSNGIVMFDGPFRSYQEHSTQRCMQDLMDGYFPSELQERFPDGVPFEVHDRRDEDFIVPWNKFPGEGQAVRGKKDESLNAVSSPLPGKKLSMDRFLSRLPKVVVKAGRVIDIRDSVRAALLDSSDARRSNSVILIDTPALQVIKKRNIRPPAATSGQTQRGWSPWLRHHQCLPTVLLR, from the exons ATGAGCTCACCTTTGTCGATGCTGAAGAAAACGAGGCGCGCTCCACTGCAGGGCCCTCTGGATGACCAACG GGGCAGACAAAGCGTGCCTTTCAGGAGGAATCTGTTCAAAG AATTTCAGGCTACATTggctgatgatgataatgatgatgatgatgatgaatccTCTGATCTAAATCCTCCCCTGACATCTCACACTCCAGCTAATGATGCCGCCACTTCAAAGTCAAAAGCCCCTTTGAAGAAAG GTGCTCCACCAAGCGACTTTGAGCTAATGTCTGCCATGATGCAGCGATTGAGCCTGCTGGAGAAAACAGTGAAGAGCCAAGCACAGGAGATCAAGCGCAAGGTGAAAACAcagcaaaatacaaaacaaacatcTTTCAAACATGTCAAACTcactttaaatgtcttcttAAAGGATACAAGGATTTCTGTCTTGGAGAAAAAACAGATACTTCTGAatacatcag AGAGTACCCACGATCTGAGTGGCAGAGACGGCCTTAAAAGAAGGTGCCAACAACTGCAGAATCAAGTGCGTGAAATGGAT AGCTTTCTGAATGACTATGGTTTGATCTGGGTGGGAGACGGGGAGAGCAGTGACTCTGCTGAAAGGGAGCAGCCACGTAACTTAGAGAGAGGCCTCTGGCAGCCAG ATGGCTCTGTGATCAGGAGCTTCCACATGAACTTTGACCTGGTGCTGCAGAGGATCAAGGAGCTGAACATCCTGGCAGGGGAGGGAGAGTGTTTTGTGCAGTCGACAGCCACTAGGGGACAGTTGGCAAAAAAGGATCTTATTCAACTGAGTCTCTATAGCAACGGCATTGTCATGTTTGACGGTCCTTTCCGCTCTTATCAGGAGCACAGCACCCAG CGGTGCATGCAAGATCTGATGGACGGGTATTTTCCATCTGAGCTTCAAGAAAGATTTCCAGATGGTGTGCCTTTTGag GTTCATGACAGACGAGATGAGGACTTCATCGTACCGTGGAATAAGTTTCCTGGCGAAGGACAGGCTGTTCGTGGGAAGAAAGATGAATCATTAAATGCCGTCAGCTCTCCATTACCTG GCAAGAAGTTGAGCATGGATCGGTTCCTGAGCAGGTTACCAAAGGTGGTGGTGAAGGCTGGTCGTGTGATTGATATCAGGGACTCAGTGAGGGCTGCCCTGCTG GATTCATCTGATGCCCGGAGAAGCAACTCAGTGATCCTCATAGACACGCCGGCACTGCAAGTGATAAAAAAGag AAACATTCGGCCACCTGCGGCAACATCTGGACAAACACAG AGGGGGTGGTCTCCCTGGTTACGACATCATCAGTGCTTACCCACGGTGCTGCTACGATGA
- the ubxn11 gene encoding UBX domain-containing protein 11 isoform X3, translating to MSSPLSMLKKTRRAPLQGPLDDQRGRQSVPFRRNLFKEFQATLADDDNDDDDDESSDLNPPLTSHTPANDAATSKSKAPLKKGAPPSDFELMSAMMQRLSLLEKTVKSQAQEIKRKDTRISVLEKKQILLNTSESTHDLSGRDGLKRRCQQLQNQVREMDSFLNDYGLIWVGDGESSDSAEREQPRNLERGLWQPDGSVIRSFHMNFDLVLQRIKELNILAGEGECFVQSTATRGQLAKKDLIQLSLYSNGIVMFDGPFRSYQEHSTQRCMQDLMDGYFPSELQERFPDGVPFEVHDRRDEDFIVPWNKFPGEGQAVRGKKDESLNAVSSPLPGKKLSMDRFLSRLPKVVVKAGRVIDIRDSVRAALLDSSDARRSNSVILIDTPALQVIKKRLQTISPDRPSSTCDVITLKMKSEDGNHTYILKMFSSETFGHLRQHLDKHRGGGLPGYDIISAYPRCCYDDDRQTFQSCGLTTNATLLLRKKQQ from the exons ATGAGCTCACCTTTGTCGATGCTGAAGAAAACGAGGCGCGCTCCACTGCAGGGCCCTCTGGATGACCAACG GGGCAGACAAAGCGTGCCTTTCAGGAGGAATCTGTTCAAAG AATTTCAGGCTACATTggctgatgatgataatgatgatgatgatgatgaatccTCTGATCTAAATCCTCCCCTGACATCTCACACTCCAGCTAATGATGCCGCCACTTCAAAGTCAAAAGCCCCTTTGAAGAAAG GTGCTCCACCAAGCGACTTTGAGCTAATGTCTGCCATGATGCAGCGATTGAGCCTGCTGGAGAAAACAGTGAAGAGCCAAGCACAGGAGATCAAGCGCAAG GATACAAGGATTTCTGTCTTGGAGAAAAAACAGATACTTCTGAatacatcag AGAGTACCCACGATCTGAGTGGCAGAGACGGCCTTAAAAGAAGGTGCCAACAACTGCAGAATCAAGTGCGTGAAATGGAT AGCTTTCTGAATGACTATGGTTTGATCTGGGTGGGAGACGGGGAGAGCAGTGACTCTGCTGAAAGGGAGCAGCCACGTAACTTAGAGAGAGGCCTCTGGCAGCCAG ATGGCTCTGTGATCAGGAGCTTCCACATGAACTTTGACCTGGTGCTGCAGAGGATCAAGGAGCTGAACATCCTGGCAGGGGAGGGAGAGTGTTTTGTGCAGTCGACAGCCACTAGGGGACAGTTGGCAAAAAAGGATCTTATTCAACTGAGTCTCTATAGCAACGGCATTGTCATGTTTGACGGTCCTTTCCGCTCTTATCAGGAGCACAGCACCCAG CGGTGCATGCAAGATCTGATGGACGGGTATTTTCCATCTGAGCTTCAAGAAAGATTTCCAGATGGTGTGCCTTTTGag GTTCATGACAGACGAGATGAGGACTTCATCGTACCGTGGAATAAGTTTCCTGGCGAAGGACAGGCTGTTCGTGGGAAGAAAGATGAATCATTAAATGCCGTCAGCTCTCCATTACCTG GCAAGAAGTTGAGCATGGATCGGTTCCTGAGCAGGTTACCAAAGGTGGTGGTGAAGGCTGGTCGTGTGATTGATATCAGGGACTCAGTGAGGGCTGCCCTGCTG GATTCATCTGATGCCCGGAGAAGCAACTCAGTGATCCTCATAGACACGCCGGCACTGCAAGTGATAAAAAAGag ACTGCAGACGATCAGCCCTGACAGGCCTTCGTCTACCTGTGATGTCATCACACTCAAGATGAAGTCAGAAGATGGGAATCATACTTACATTCTGAAAATGTTCTCCTCAGAAACATTCGGCCACCTGCGGCAACATCTGGACAAACACAG AGGGGGTGGTCTCCCTGGTTACGACATCATCAGTGCTTACCCACGGTGCTGCTACGATGATGACCGCCAGACGTTCCAGTCATGTGGACTAACGACTAATGCTACTCTGCTGCTGCGAAAGAAGCaacaataa